From a region of the Amphiura filiformis unplaced genomic scaffold, Afil_fr2py scaffold_66, whole genome shotgun sequence genome:
- the LOC140144620 gene encoding uncharacterized protein, whose amino-acid sequence MCLHLHQKCDGLPLCPYDYDELDCGNCGARNIYLQPDVPLNFTSPLYPANYPSNLNCKWTFIATETMVILVQVHEFGLERGFDFLTVGNGDVPGENVIGRLTGDIKLKSFTSAKENLWMELTTDKTGNWLGFRLLFSEIKPVEIKDVCKASAFDCGSGFCLDSAAQCDGFIDCVINRNDEKHCSDIQCPGSYPCQKVSGANISTCVNIEEVCDGDIDCSAGDDEIQCDIKRCPTNCECEYQQDILQVICANGWSQATIAGVARTTNAIDLSQNPLTILESSMFEDLPLLEELYFWDVHIAVIYPDAFKGLHKLKILVLVRESSKQEDHVSVHENGFKGLVNVETLYVDDHYLCCHFDDLNDCITLQPQPTLFMCGSLMQNLGLRMFMWVLGTSALIGNVYVLAHRGKEKAKGPIQAKQSLMIANLAVSDCIMGVYMLILASVDAYYGDQYFYHSETWRESYLCRFESFLSLLSSEASVFFITLISVDRLLCLVFPFGKAQLNSKITKLIVGILWAISVILALVPSIVAGPESDFYDLSDVCIGLPLVTRPSSYSIQSSDVGGPGSGRTFSLPVPNDFIPAWYFSIAIFLGLNLVCFLVIFVCYVVIFINVKMVKKRVKVQSNRDEQVKMTIKMAAIVGTDFICWVPIVIMGILSQTHTVVIPLQMYTWSVVFILPINSSLNPYLYTIGSLISDYRALKRYENESSHSNSNRSQNSGGIVPNNRVNPVET is encoded by the exons ATGTGTCTTCATCTGCATCAGAAATGTGATGGGTTGCCTTTGTGTCCGTACGACTACGACGAACTGGATTGTG GTAATTGCGGAGCAAGGAATATATATCTCCAACCAGACGTGCCTCTTAACTTTACTTCTCCGTTATACCCTGCGAACTATCCATCAAATCTGAACTGCAAGTGGACATTCATTGCTACTGAAACTATGGTCATTCTGGTACAAGTTCATGAATTCGGTTTAGAAAGAGGGTTTGACTTTCTGACCGTTGGCAATGGTGATGTTCCTGGGGAAAACGTGATTGGTCGATTGACTGGGGATATTAAATTGAAGTCGTTTACGTCTGCCAAGGAAAACTTATGGATGGAGTTAACTACTGATAAAACTGGCAACTGGTTAGGATTTCGACTGCTGTTTTCTGAGATCAAGCCCGTTGAAATAAAAG ATGTTTGTAAAGCCTCTGCGTTTGATTGTGGCTCAGGATTTTGTCTGGATTCTGCTGCCCAGTGTGACGGATTCATCGATTGCGTCATCAACAGAAACGACGAAAAGCATTGTA GTGACATACAGTGTCCTGGATCATACCCATGTCAAAAGGTTTCAGGTGCCAACATATCAACGTGTGTGAATATAGAAGAAGTATGCGATGGTGACATTGATTGTTCAGCCGGCGACGATGAAATACAATGTG ATATAAAAAGATGTCCTACAAATTGTGAATGTGAATACCAGCAAGACATTCTGCAAGTGATTTGTGCAAACGGATGGTCCCAAGCTACTATTGCGGGTGTCGCAAGAACAACTAATGCTAT AGACCTGTCGCAGAATCCATTGACCATATTAGAGAGTAGTATGTTTGAAGATTTGCCTTTACTGGAAGAACT ATACTTCTGGGATGTTCATATTGCAGTTATTTATCCTGATGCATTTAAAGGATTGCATAAATTGAAGATATT AGTACTTGTTCGTGAAAGCAGCAAGCAAGAGGATCATGTATCCGTACACGAAAATGGATTCAAAGGATTAGTGAATGTAGAAACACT ATATGTTGACGACCATTATCTTTGCTGCCATTTTGACGATTTAAACGACTGTATTACACTACAGCCACAACCAACGCTCTTTATGTGTGGATCTCTCATGCAGAATCTGGGCCTTCGAATGTTCATGTGGGTACTCGGAACTAGTGCCTTGATTGGAAATGTATATGTATTAGCACATCGTGGCAAAGAGAAGGCGAAAGGCCCGATTCAGGCAAAACAGTCATTAATGATTGCCAATTTAGCTGTATCAGATTGCATAATGGGTGTTTACATGTTGATACTAGCATCTGTAGACGCTTACTACGGTGATCAATATTTTTACCACTCGGAGACTTGGCGGGAATCATACTTATGCCGATTTGAAAGTTTTCTGTCCCTACTCTCCAGTGAAGCTTCAGTATTCTTCATAACCCTTATTAGTGTAGATCGACTTCTTTGCTTAGTGTTTCCTTTTGGAAAAGCACAGCTCAATAGTAAAATCACTAAATTAATTGTTGGTATCCTGTGGGCAATCTCAGTCATACTCGCATTGGTTCCCTCTATTGTAGCCGGACCTGAGTCAGATTTTTATGACTTATCGGATGTCTGTATCGGACTGCCATTAGTAACGAGACCATCAAGCTATAGTATTCAATCAAGTGACGTTGGAGGCCCTGGGTCAGGTCGTACATTTTCACTTCCGGTGCCAAATGATTTCATACCGGCATGGTATTTTTCAATCGCCATATTTCTCGGTCTCAACCTCGTATGCTTCTTGGTAATCTTTGTGTGTTACGTTGTTATATTCATCAACGTTAAGATGGTAAAAAAGAGAGTAAAGGTTCAATCTAACCGAGACGAACAAGTGAAAATGacaatcaaaatggccgccatagttggaacagattttatCTGCTGGGTACCGATTGTGATCATGGGAATACTTTCCCAAACTCATACCGTGGTTATACCTCTTCAAATGTACACATGGTCAGTCGTATTCATACTACCAATAAATTCGTCGCTGAATCCGTATTTATACACAATAGGATCTCTGATTTCAGATTATCGCGCCCTTAAACGGTATGAAAACGAATCATCACATTCCAACTCAAACAGATCACAGAACTCTGGTGGCATCGTACCGAATAACCGTGTCAATCCTGTTGAAACGTAG